The following proteins come from a genomic window of Rhodohalobacter sp. 614A:
- a CDS encoding mechanosensitive ion channel family protein, with translation METNLDVNKAYDLVVGKLETWLSTAIEMLPNLALALLVLVLFYVIGKLFRKFVRRLLEKATTNKTVIDLAETVMSVVIIGIGIFFALSILNLDGTVTSLLAGAGIIGLALGFAFQDIAANFISGTLLSIRHPFGIGDIIKSNDYYGTVQKLNLRNTIIKTPQGQIVYIPNKVVYENPFTNYTKNYERRIDLSCGISYGDDLEKVKKVATEAVSSIEKRDQSRDVEFFFTEFGDSSINFVVRFWVDFTKNPDFWAPQSDAIMVLKKAFDENDIMIPFPIRTLDFGIRGGEKLDTMWDGQKKLTDNAESDSDGKSESDSGNDGKAQKEKKGEKE, from the coding sequence ATGGAGACAAATCTGGATGTAAACAAGGCTTATGATCTTGTTGTTGGGAAATTAGAAACATGGCTGAGTACGGCTATCGAGATGCTTCCCAATCTCGCGCTTGCCCTTTTGGTACTGGTACTTTTTTATGTGATTGGTAAACTGTTCAGAAAGTTTGTACGAAGGCTTCTCGAAAAAGCCACTACCAATAAAACCGTTATTGATTTGGCCGAGACGGTAATGTCGGTCGTCATAATCGGTATCGGTATCTTTTTTGCATTAAGTATTCTAAACCTGGACGGAACAGTTACAAGTCTCCTTGCCGGTGCAGGTATTATAGGTTTGGCTTTAGGTTTTGCATTTCAGGATATCGCAGCGAATTTCATTTCAGGTACGTTGCTTTCCATCCGGCACCCATTTGGAATCGGCGACATCATAAAGAGCAATGATTATTACGGAACCGTACAAAAGCTGAATTTGCGGAACACGATTATTAAAACGCCCCAGGGACAAATTGTATACATCCCCAACAAAGTTGTCTATGAAAATCCTTTTACCAACTACACGAAAAATTACGAACGCCGAATCGATTTGTCCTGTGGGATTTCTTATGGCGACGACCTGGAAAAAGTTAAAAAAGTGGCAACCGAAGCTGTGTCTTCCATAGAGAAGCGTGATCAAAGCCGGGATGTTGAGTTTTTCTTTACGGAATTTGGAGACAGTTCCATCAATTTTGTAGTTCGTTTTTGGGTTGATTTTACCAAGAATCCCGATTTCTGGGCACCACAAAGTGATGCCATTATGGTACTTAAAAAAGCTTTTGATGAAAATGATATCATGATTCCATTCCCAATCAGAACCCTCGATTTTGGAATTCGCGGCGGTGAAAAACTAGATACCATGTGGGATGGCCAGAAAAAATTAACCGACAATGCAGAGTCTGATTCAGATGGAAAATCAGAATCGGACTCCGGCAATGACGGCAAAGCTCAGAAAGAGAAAAAAGGAGAAAAAGAATAA